From a region of the Archocentrus centrarchus isolate MPI-CPG fArcCen1 chromosome 18, fArcCen1, whole genome shotgun sequence genome:
- the ttc39b gene encoding tetratricopeptide repeat protein 39B — MAHVGNGAAAEEEDCFEDAFDRIPASSNMDLQTAIQETQCALNLVLNNKFSQALDLLKPWWRDSMYHALGYSSILVMQATMTFEHRDIQTAMATIKEALQTCQRFRKKNSMVGSLSGLISKQSNLQEEEMHAELCYAECLLQKATLTFVQDENMISFIKGGIKIRTSYQIYKDCQNVLNVTQDLASQSDSFRQFEGGVKLGIGSFNLMLSLLPQRILRLLEFIGFSGNRGFGLSQLREGASSHSLRSILSALTLLFYHTYVSLILGTAEGNLVEAEALLEPYQQKYPKGSIILFYSARIAALRGNFEKARAKYEECVSSQQEWKQIHHLCYWELMWTHSYQQEWQQAYHYADLLCKESRWSKAIYVYQKAAILSMMSEEEAKKTGENVVELFRQVEGLKQRLAGKSIPTEKFAVRKSRRYKAANPVPLVIPLLEMMYVWNGFTIVGKRADCTEPLLVTIEKAEEQLRNDPNPSEFHTDDSCLVQMLKGLCLKHLGRLLQAELCFTQVLSSEGRIRYDHYLIPFTLYELGLLYKQQGDVLKATTYIENAKTNYKDYSMESRLHFRIHAALNSLKGSPAGTP, encoded by the exons gaCTGCTTCGAAGATGCCTTCGACCGGATACCTGc gtcaagtaACATGGACCTGCAAACTGCTATTCAGGAGACTCAGTGTGCTCTCAACCTGGTCCTCAACAACAAGTTTTCTCAAGCCCTGGATCTCCTCAAACCATG GTGGAGGGACAGCATGTACCACGCTCTGGGTTACAGCAGCATCCTGGTGATGCAAGCGACCATGACCTTCGAGCACAGAGACATCCAGACTGCCATGGCAACCATCAAGGAGGCGTTGCAGACCTGTCAGAG GTTCAGGAAGAAGAACTCGATGGTCGGGTCTTTGTCAGGGCTGATCAGCAAGCAGTCCAACCTGCAGGAAG AAGAGATGCACGCAGAGCTCTGCTACGCCGAGTGTCTGCTGCAGAAAGCAACACTGACCTTCGTACAG GATGAGAACATGATCAGTTTCATCAAAGGAGGAATCAAGATTCGAACCAGCTATCAAATCTATAA GGATTGTCAAAATGTGCTGAATGTTACACAAGACCTGGCCAGCCAGTCGGATTCATTCAGACAGTTTGAGGGCGGAGTCAAGCTGGGCATTGGATCGTTCAACCTG ATGTTGTCTCTCCTCCCTCAGAGGATTTTGAGGTTGTTGGAGTTTATTGGATTCTCAGGAAACAGG GGGTTTGGTTTGTCCCAGCTGAGAGAGGGAGCCTCCAGCCACAGTCTGCGGTCGATCCTCTCCGCTCTGACTCTGCTCTTCTACCACACATATGTCTCACTCATTCTGG GAACTGCTGAGGGGAATCTGGTGGAAGCTGAAGCTCTGCTGGAGCCGTACCAACAGAAATACCCCAAA ggctCCATAATCCTCTTCTACTCTGCTCGCATTGCTGCGCTGCGAGGAAACTTTGAGAAG gcccgGGCCAAGTACGAGGAGTGTGTGAGCAGCCAGCAGGAGTGGAAGCAGATCCACCACCTGTGTTACTGGGAGCTGATGTGGACTCACTCGTACCAGCAGGAGTGGCAGCAGGCGTATCACTACGCTGACCTGCTGTGCAAGGAGAGCCGCTGGTCCAAG GCTATCTATGTTTACCAGAAAGCAGCCATTTTAAGCATGATGTCAGAGGAGGAGGCGAAGAAGACTGGGGAGAACGTTGTGGAACTCTTCAG GCAGGTGGAGGGGCTGAAGCAGCGCCTGGCGGGGAAGTCCATCCCCACAGAGAAATTTGCTGTGAGGAAGTCCCGACGCTACAAAGCTGCTAACCCCGTCCCCCTGGTCATCCCTTTACTG GAGATGATGTACGTTTGGAACGGTTTCACCATCGTTGGGAAGCGTGCCGACTGTACCGAGCCCCTGCTGGTGACCATAGAGAAGGCTGAGGAGCAGCTGCGCAACGACCCCA ATCCGTCAGAGTTTCATACAGATGACAGCTGTCTGGTCCAGATGTTGAAAGGACTCTGTCTGAAGCACCTGGGCAGGTTACTGCAGGCTGAGCTCTGCTTCACACAGGTGCTCTCCAG TGAGGGCCGAATCAGATATGATCACTACTTGATTCCTTTCACCCTTTACGAGTTGGGTCTGCTGTACAAACAACAGGGAGACGTCCTCAAGGCCACCACATACATCGAAAACGCCAA GACGAACTACAAGGACTACTCCATGGAGTCCAGACTGCACTTCAGGATCCACGCAGCCCTCAACAGCCTCAAAGGATCACCTGCCGGGACCccataa